Proteins encoded within one genomic window of Oryza glaberrima chromosome 12, OglaRS2, whole genome shotgun sequence:
- the LOC127757453 gene encoding uncharacterized protein LOC127757453 yields MDSARSWLQKLQPRDKDRGKPASPTAARKDGAAAMAEDGEEAISSTTATKVAAAKQFIENHYKDQMRSLEERKERRRMLESKLADPDVSEEEQNNILKDFENREREIMRSRRHKMGVDDFELLTIIGRGAFGEVRLCREKATSNVYAMKKLKKSEMLRRGQVEHVRAERNLLAEVDSAYIVKLYCSFQDEEFLYLVMEYLPGGDMMTLLMRKDTLTDDESRFYVAETILAIESIHKHNYIHRDIKPDNLLLDRTGHLKLSDFGLCKPLDSSSFPNLSEFDYAVGKNINPSMDGDKLLSSSAAPRRTQQEQLLHWQKNRRMLAYSTVGTPDYIAPEVLLKKGYGMECDLWSLGAIMYEMLVGYPPFYSEDPMSTCRKIVNWRSHLKFPEEAKLSPEAKDLISKLLCNADLRLGTKGAHEIKAHPWFKGLEWEKLYQMEAAFIPEVNDELDTQNFEKFEEIAPMQTSSKAGPWRKMLSSKDTNFLNFTYKNLELSDDPEHPGIAQVKKKNNKPTRRTFKSILHEFADTEEEPQSSSLNSTPSQLDQLPESLEPSPHSSISSEDSQSRHR; encoded by the exons ATGGACTCCGCCCGTAGCTGGCTCCAGAAGCTTCAGCCGCGGGACAAGGACAGGGGCAAGCCGgcgtcgcccaccgccgcgaggaaggacggagcggcggcgatggccgaggatggggaggaggcgaTCTcgagcaccaccgccaccaagGTGGCGGCCGCCAAGCAGTTCATCGAGAACCACTACAAGGACCAGATGAGGTCGCTCGAGGAGCGCAAGGAGAG GCGTCGGATGCTGGAGAGTAAGCTTGCAGATCCTGATGTATCTGAAGAGGAGCAAAACAATATTCTGAAGGACTTCGAAAATAGGGAGAGAGAAATCATGCGCTCAAGGAGGCACAAAATGGGTGTTGATGATTTTGAATTGCTTACCATTATTGGCAGAGGTGCATTTGGGGAG GTGAGGCTCTGTAGAGAGAAAGCTACATCCAATGTATATGCAATGAAAAAGCTTAAGAAGTCTGAAATGTTACGAAGGGGCCAG GTTGAGCATGTGAGAGCTGAAAGGAATCTTCTTGCAGAGGTTGACAGTGCCTACATTGTTAAGCTTTATTGCTCATTTCAAGACGAAGAGTTTCTATACCTTGTTATGGAATACCTTCCTGGTGGTGACATGATGACTCTACTAATGCGCAAGGATACACTTACAGATGATGAATCTAGATTTTATGTTGCGGAGACAATTCTAGCAATTGAATCCATACACAAGCACAATTATATTCATAG GGATATCAAGCCTGACAATTTGCTGTTAGACCGAACTGGGCACCTGAAGCTTTCAGATTTTGGCTTATGCAAACCTCTAGATAGTAGTAGCTTTCCAAATCTGAGTGAGTTTGACTATGCAGTGGGGAAAAACATTAATCCGTCAATGGATGGTGATAAACTATTAAGTAGCTCTGCTGCTCCCAGGAGGACACAACAGGAACAGCTATTGCATTGGCAGAAGAATCGGCGGATGCTG GCTTATTCAACAGTTGGTACACCTGATTACATTGCTCCGGAGGTACTATTGAAGAAAGGATATGGAATGGAGTGTGACTT GTGGTCACTTGGAGCCATTATGTATGAGATGCTTGTGGGTTATCCACCATTTTATTCGGAAGATCCAATGTCCACATGTAGGAAG ATAGTGAACTGGAGAAGTCATCTAAAATTCCCTGAAGAGGCCAAACTGTCACCAGAAGCTAAAGATCTTATTAGCAAACTATTATGTAACGCGGATTTGAGGCTTGGAACAAAAGGAGCACATGAGATAAAG GCACACCCGTGGTTCAAAGGTCTTGAGTGGGAGAAGCTATATCAGATGGAGGCTGCTTTTATTCCTGAGGTTAATGACGAGTTGGACACAcaaaattttgagaaatttGAGGAG ATTGCTCCAATGCAAACTTCATCAAAGGCAGGTCCTTGGAGAAAG ATGCTTTCCTCCAAGGACACGAATTTTCTCAATTTTACCTACAAAAACCTTGAACTATCAGATGATCCTGAACATCCAGGAATAG CTCaagtaaagaaaaagaataacAAGCCAACGAGGCGGACCTTTAAATCAATATTGCATG AATTTGCTGATACTGAAGAGGAACCTCAAAGCAGTTCCTTGAACTCAACGCCATCACAATTGGATCAGTTGCCCGAGAGCCTTGAGCCTTCTCCTCACTCTAGTATCTCCTCAGAAGATTCACAGTCGCGGCATAGATAG
- the LOC127757494 gene encoding pentatricopeptide repeat-containing protein At4g02750-like — protein MAAAKLTASAVFRSNQELTSLARSGQLAAARRLFEEMPRRNVVSYNAMVSALAHHGRLAEARRLFDEMPRRNPVSWNTMMVACSQHGRVEDARELFDAMPARNEYSWTIMVSCYVRAGELTLARELLDRMPGEKCAACYNTMISGYAKNGRFEDAIALLQEMPAPDIVSWNSVLGGLIRNEEISRSVQFFDEMPDKDLVSWNLMLEGYVRAGDLDVASAFFSRIPSPNVISWVNLVNGYCQAGRMGEARELFDRMPERNVVAWNVLLSGYVQFSQVEAAYNLFIEMPEKNSISWTTMVSGFVRSGKLQEAKDVLSKMPSDNVGAKTALMHGYLKSNLIDDARQLFDGIVVRDAVCWNTMISGYVQCGMLDEAMVLFQQMPNKDMISWNTMIAGCAQGGQIRKAASIFRKMKRRNTVSWNSIISGFVQNGLFVEALQHFMLMRRDAKSADWCTYACCLSASANLATLHIGRQFHSLLVRTGFISDSSPGNALISAYAKCGRMLEARQVFDEMVVQDIVSSNALIDGYASNGNGSEVIAVFREMEANGVRPDEITLVVVLSACSHAGLIDEGLHFFNSMIKLYSLKPVAEHYTCMVDLLGRAGRLREAFELVQGMQIQPNAGVWGALLGACRVHKNHEIAWLAAEKLFELEPCKASNYVLLSNICVEAGKWDDADKVRVLMKERCVYKPPGLAGSM, from the coding sequence ATGGCAGCGGCGAAGCTCACCGCCTCTGCTGTGTTTAGGAGCAACCAGGAGCTCACGTCGCTGGCGCGCTCGGGCCAgctggccgccgcgcgccgcctgtTCGAGGAGATGCCCCGCCGCAACGTGGTCTCCTACAACGCGATGGTCTCCGCGCTGGCCCACCACGGCCGCCTCGCCGAGGCGCGCAGGCTGTTCGACGAGATGCCGCGCCGCAACCCCGTGTCCTGGAACACCATGATGGTGGCATGCTCTCAGCACGGGCGCGTCGAGGATGCGCGAGAGCTATTCGATGCAATGCCCGCCCGAAACGAGTACTCCTGGACAATCATGGTATCCTGCTACGTGCGGGCTGGTGAGCTCACCCTCGCAAGGGAGCTGCTCGACCGCATGCCCGGGGAGAAGTGCGCGGCGTGCTACAACACCATGATCTCCGGGTATGCCAAGAACGGCAGGTTTGAGGATGCAATTGCTTTGTTGCAGGAGATGCCGGCCCCTGATATTGTTTCATGGAACTCAGTGTTGGGGGGGCTCATCCGGAATGAGGAAATCTCTCGATCAGTGCAGTTCTTTGATGAGATGCCAGATAAGGACTTGGTGTCCTGGAACTTGATGCTAGAGGGGTATGTGCGTGCTGGGGATTTGGATGTGGCCAGTGCATTCTTTTCAAGGATCCCCTCACCTAATGTTATTTCTTGGGTTAACTTGGTCAATGGGTATTGTCAGGCAGGGAGGATGGGCGAGGCAAGAGAATTGTTTGATAGAATGCCTGAGCGTAATGTTGTGGCTTGGAATGTGCTGCTTTCTGGGTATGTGCAGTTCTCTCAGGTGGAGGCGGCCTATAATCTGTTTATAGAGATGCCAGAGAAGAATTCAATCTCATGGACAACGATGGTGAGTGGTTTTGTACGTTCTGGGAAGCTCCAAGAAGCGAAGGATGTGCTCAGCAAGATGCCTTCCGACAATGTCGGAGCAAAGACTGCACTGATGCATGGCTATTTGAAAAGCAACCTGATTGATGACGCCCGTCAACTATTTGATGGAATTGTGGTTCGGGATGCAGTGTGCTGGAATACAATGATATCAGGATATGTTCAGTGTGGTATGCTTGATGAGGCCATGGTTTTATTCCAGCAAATGCCGAACAAGGATATGATTTCTTGGAACACCATGATTGCTGGCTGTGCTCAGGGTGGACAAATTCGCAAGGCAGCCAGTATTTTCAGGAAAATGAAGAGGAGAAATACAGTTTCATGGAATTCAATTATCTCTGGATTTGTTCAAAATGGTCTATTTGTTGAAGCACTGCAGCATTTTATGCTTATGAGAAGGGATGCAAAGAGCGCTGACTGGTGTACATATGCATGTTGTCTAAGTGCAAGTGCAAATTTGGCTACTCTGCACATAGGGAGACAATTCCACAGTCTTCTTGTCAGGACTGGGTTTATCAGTGATTCTTCTCCTGGAAATGCCTTGATTTCTGCCTATGCTAAGTGTGGAAGGATGTTGGAAGCAAGACAAGTCTTTGATGAGATGGTAGTACAAGACATCGTTTCATCGAATGCACTCATCGATGGCTATGCTTCTAATGGTAATGGGTCTGAGGTGATAGCAGTATTCCGGGAAATGGAAGCTAACGGTGTCAGACCTGATGAGATCACATTGGTAGTTGTGTTATCGGCTTGCAGTCATGCTGGGTTAATTGATGAAGGATTGCATTTCTTCAATTCGATGATAAAATTGTACTCGTTAAAGCCTGTGGCTGAGCATTATACCTGTATGGTTGATCTTCTTGGAAGAGCTGGGAGACTAAGAGAGGCATTTGAACTTGTTCAGGGAATGCAGATCCAACCAAATGCTGGTGTCTGGGGTGCATTGCTTGGAGCATGCCGCGTACACAAGAATCACGAGATAGCATGGCTTGCAGCTGAGAAGTTATTTGAATTGGAACCTTGCAAGGCCTCAAATTATGTCTTGCTGTCAAACATCTGTGTGGAGGCAGGGAAATGGGATGATGCTGACAAGGTGAGGGTTTTGATGAAAGAGAGGTGTGTATACAAGCCACCTGGATTAGCTGGATCAATGTAG